A window of Stutzerimonas stutzeri genomic DNA:
AGCACCTGTATCGCTATCGCAAGGCGCGCGACCACGAGCCCCTGGAACTTGCGACGCAGCGTATGCGGTTAATGGCGGTGACAGGCCTGCTCAAGCGATTGCACTACTTCGGCATTGTGCCGTCGGATTTCTACTCCAGATTTCCGTTGCCCAGGGCTCCTCGCCAGATACCCAAGCAGATCCCCGACGAAGATGAGATCGCTCCGATTCTGCATCAGACGACCACGAAGGGTCGGATGGGGTTGAGGGACCGGGCCATCTTGGAGGTTTACTACGCCACAGGAATACGCCGAGCCGAATTGGCCGGGCTGGATATCCGAGATGTGGATTTCAAGCAGAAGATCGTTACCGTGCGCAAAGGGAAAGGCGGCCTGGATCGGCGTGTTCCCATTGCACAGCAGTCACTCGACCGGGTTGAGCAGTACCTGAACGAGGTTCGAGGCAGCCTGGCGACAATGGCCAGCGGCGAAGCGCTCTTTCTGGGCATATCCGGCAAGCGCATCCAGAAAAGTAAGCTAACGACGCTTGTTGGTAGGTACATCCGGCGTTCCGGGATCGGTAAAAGCGGCTCCTGCCATGCCCTTCGCCATGCAACAGCGACACACATGCTGCGCAATGGGGCGGACATCCGTTATGTGCAGGAGATGCTGGGACACCAGTGCATCGAAAGCACCCAGATCTACACCCATGTGACCATCACTGATCTGCAAGGTGTGTATAGCAAAACGCACCCCGCAGCCCAGAGCTCCGGCCCAGGAAAGCTGCTTGAGGAGGCCCGTAGAACTCAGAAAGCTCTACCCTGAGGCGATTAACCAAGTTGCCAAATATAACCTAGTAGGTTAGCGTGACGTATATGGAAAAAAGGACCCCACACTGCAAGCTGTCAGTCGTGAAAGCCTTGGTCGAAGCAAGGAAAGTGCGCTCAACCATGTCCGCCCTGGCTGGCGGGGCGGCGTTGGGGTTCGACTTTGAGGGGATCATCGGCGTTGTCATGGCGCTGGTCCCGGCAGACTTCTACAAAAGCATGACCACGCACGCCGATCATACGGTCTGGCAGGACGTGTACCGGACTAACACGGAGGCCGGAGAGGTCTATCTGAAACTCACGGTCATTGATGATGTGCTCATCGTGTCCTTCAAGGAGCTATGAACATGAAATGTCCATCTTGCGCAGCGGCGGAACTGGTGCATGACACCCGCGATATGCCGTACACCTACAAGAGCGAATCGACCACCATTCCGGCAGTAACCGGCGACTTCTGCCCGGCCTGTGGAGAGGCGGTTCTGGATGCAGGCGAATCGGCCCGCGTCAGCACGGCGATGCTGGGATTTAACAAGCAGGTGAATGCTTCGATTGTCGATCCGGGCTTTATCACCAGTGTCCGCAAGAAGCTCGCCCTTGACCAGCGCGAAGCGGCCGAGATTTTCGGCGGTGGCGTCAATGCGTTCTCGCGCTACGAGAACGGCAAAACCAAGCCGCCGCTGGCTCTGGTGAAATTGCTCAAGGTGCTTGATCGCCACCCTGAGCTGCTGAACGAAGTCAGGACTGCATAGCCCCACACGTCTGGTGAAGTCCACGCCTTAGAGTATGGATTTGTCTTTTGAGAGCGCTGATGAGTTTTGAGCAGCGCGAGCACTGGAGGACGTGCTAGGAGGGCAGAAAAAACTAACCCCCTGGTGCGCAGTACGGGACGAGTCCCGCCCGAGGCGTGGGGGTTATTCTTGGTGCCAAGGCTAATGGCGATGGGTTGTGCAGTCAACCTTATGGCGGTGCCGGCTGTCAGTTGCGGCGGCCCTGTTGGCGGGAGAGCGGAGGCCTTGTGAAAGGGGGTGGTAAACAGAATTAGTTTACAACTACTTCAGGGATTACGACCCGGAGAATGGGCGGTATGTCGAAAGTGATCCGATTGGGCTCAAGGGCGGGCTGAATACCTACGCCTACGTTCAAGGAAACCCGCTTTCTACTTCTGACCCTCTAGGGTTGTGCGGCCCGCTAACCCCACTCTGCGCTATCGGTCTTGCTGCTCTGGAGGGTACAGGCGGCGCAACATTAGGCAGCGCTGCGTTTTGGGGAACTGGCGCATTAGTAGGCGGTGCACTTGTATCTGGATCATCAGCAACAGCATCTCGCCCTGTAGATATGTCGCCTCTAGAAAAGCGACACTATGATAGAACCTGTCGAGGCTCCGATGATCCTTGTGCGGCGATCAAGGCTTCAGCACAAGCTGCTATTACGATGGCTCGTTTGAAAATGAACAACATGCTAAATGATCCAGGAAAAATGTACGGTACTGCCGGCTGGGGAACCCATGCAGGCGACCTAAGTGGACGACTAGCAAACATTGCGGCGATGATTTCTCTTGGCGAAAAGATGGGGTGTGACATGTCAACAGAAAAGGCTGCTTTAGCCACTCTATTTGTGCCGAGCAAGCCACTATGAAGGTATCTGTAGATTTCTCAGTATACACGCAGGCGGATGGCGCATTTGGAAGTGTATCGGGCGAGATTGACACCCTCATACCTCCTCAACTAGGAGACTCCATATCATTCCTGTTTTCACAGGGCGACCAAACTATTGAGCCATCCATTGGCTTCAGTGGAATATTGAAAGTTACTGACCGAGTAATCGCCGCGAATCGAGGTGACCAACACCTAATGCTGGCACTGAGCGATATTACTTTGGCCACAAAGAACGACGCTATTAAGGTCACTGAGTATCTTGAAGCCGCTTTCAATCTCTTTGTCGTGATATACGCTGAGTAAAGCTCACAGAGTAATCATCTCGCCTGCGGGCACTATGGCATTCCCATAGTGCCCCTCCCAACCCCTTCCCATAGCACTGCGAAACCAGCTAGCCAAGAAAAGTAGCTCTATCACTCGGTGCAGCAGGCTGTTCAGGCTGTTTCGGTTCAGGGTGCCAGGTTAGGCCGGCACGCTGTTCCGGTTTAAGCAGCGCCTGCATGAAGCCCGGACCGTCACGACAGCCTGGCATCTAACCCTGCTACCCGTGACCGTAACCGAGCCGAACCAGATTACGAACTACACCTACGATGCACAGGGGCGACAGCTCACCCAGACCCTCACTGAACGCTGATCAGAAGGAGCTGGCCGATGACACCATCGCATCGCCTGAAGCTGCTTACTCTAACGTTAGCGACGGCACTGGGTTTATCTAGCGCCAAAGCTCTCGAGAGTAACTCGAGCTACCCCTAGAAACCTTGGACTGATCGAGACGGCCGAGGGTCCCAGCACCGATGTGCGGATGGGCCACCGCCTTGCACCTGGGGGGGGCTGAAGCGGTCCGCTGGCTGTACAGCGTTGGAGAAGCTGCCGCGTGGCTCGCCCCCCTGTTGTTTGGTCGTGGCTGTTGCTGGATGCAGTCATGATGCTCTTGCTTCGGGCCTAATCGAGCGAGGTTTGGATAGACGACCACGTGACTGGCCGCTTTTGGCCGATAGGGGCCAGTCGCCAACGGCTGCTTTGGCCAAAAGCTGGCATTGGGTCCAATATCAGTGGCGACTCAGCCCGCGACAAGCCAAGATCAGTGGAGAACAATTTCGGGAGGACTGCTTGGTCAGCCAGCAGTCAGCAAGACATGGACAAAAGAGTTTTTGAGCTCTTCAATGACTCGCCCTTCGAGCGCGACCTCTATGAAGCAGCAGTTCGGAATTTGGCTGATACTGAGAACAAACTGCGTTTCAACAATTTTGCCTACGCGATCCGGGAGCTAACCCGGCATATGCTCCACCGCTTGGCCCCAAGTGATGAGGTGCGTAAGTGCGTCTGGTGGAAGTCAGAAATAAAGGGAATGAAAAAGAAGGACGACGTAACCCGTGTAGAACGAGCTATTTACGCGACTCAAGGCGGACTCTCGAACCACTACATGAAGAAGAAGTTGGATCTCGACTTCAACGAGAGCCATGCAGCACTTCGAGACGCAATCGAGCAGCTCAGTAAATACACCCACATTGAACCCGCCGTTTTCGGCCTCTCCGACGGGGAGGTGACTAGGCTCGCGGAAGAGACGACGTCAGCCGTAGCAGGTCTGGCAATGGCGATCACAGATTGTCGATCCGCCGTAGCAGACCGTTTATCGGGCGTCATCGAAGACGCTGCGGTCCAGCGGGTTTTGGAAACCAGTCTCCCTGAGGTAGATGAGCTTGCTACCCACCATTTTGTGGAAGCGTGATCGTCTATGAGCACGAGGTTATATCCATTACCTCCGACACCATCTTCCTCCGCGCAAGCGGGACAATTGGAGTAACTCTGCAGTGGGGGTCAAATTCCGACGTTCGCAACGGCGATGGTGCGGAAATAGAGGAGAGTTTCGACTTCACTTGTGAGCTAACGGGGACCACTAAAGCTCCCGATTCCGATGAACTGGAGTACATCGAGAACTCCATTTCGGTGGACACAAAGCATTGGTATGGCACTGAAGATGCTTGGGACGACCATCCAGATGCGCCACCGGCGGTCTTACCCACAGGTTCTGACTTCTAGGTCAGAGCATTCTTCTGGGCTACAGCATGTCTATATCGAGTGCATCCTCGAAGTGCAGTTCCTGCCGGTGTGCCTCGAATCTATGGGCCATCAGCCGAGCAGGGCCGCAAGTCAGGGTAGACACGCCGTCCAGGCTGGTTAGTGGTTCACTAAGCAATGAGGCATTGGCATAGACGCAGGTAGGGAAGTCCGCTTTTGGCCGAAATCGGACGAAGTTGCTGGCTAAAGCTCAGGGATGACTGCCAGTTAAGGCCTACTGGAAGCAGACTCTTCCATAAGCCAACGTTTGAAATTCGTCAGTGCAGAAGCGGCATGCGTACTCGGGCGAGTTACCAAGACGTAGCGTTTGCAGAGTTCTTCGAATGCCGGCCAAGGAGCTACAAGCCGGCCTCCAAGCAGTTCCTCCTCAACGTAGCAATTAGGCACGAGCGCCATCCCTATGCCGGCTTTCGCCGCTTCGATCAGCAGCGCATAACGATCATAGGTGGGGCCTGTTGAGTTGGAATCCAGTGGCAACTCAGCAAGCGTTGCATAACGAGCCCAGCTATAGGGGCTCGCGAGCTTGTGAAGTAGCGGCATGCTTTCGGGTAGTTCACTTGCAAGGCGAGGGTGACAGACGGCAACCATCGGTTCTTCAAAGAGCGGCTGTACTCTCATTGTCTGCCAGGCGGGATGGACGTAGTTGATCGCGGCGTGCAAGCCACTATGCTCAAGGGAAAAGGGCTGTGTACGTTCGTGGAGATTCACTTTTATATCGGGGTAACGCGCCTGGAATCGAGGCAGCCTGGGTATCAACCAGCGACTGGCGAATGTGGGAATGACGCCAATTTCCAGCGAGGTACTGCCTCTAGCGTCCGCAACGAGCTGGCGGGTGTGCCGTTCGATATCGGCCAGTGCCGTACGAATGTGCGAAGTATAGTTGTCACCAGCAACTGACAACTCGACGCGATTGCCTATACGGTTGAACAGCCGCGTCCCGAGAAATTCTTCCAGTTTAGATATTTGCCGGCTGATAGCACCTTCGCTGAGCGAGAGCTCCTGTGCCGCTTTGGCAAAGCTCTGATGGCGCGCGGCTGCTTCCAGGGCAAGCATCATAGAGGTGCTTGGCAGACGTCTGCTCATGGTTCCATCCGTGGTTTGAAGGGGGGCGACAGGATGACGCATGCGCAAGCTGCCTTGCAAAAAAATGGTTAGCTCGAATGCATCGGTGATCCCTAGCATGCAGGCACTTTTCGAGAGATGGAGTTGGTAGTCGCCATGACAAGGGAAGGCCGCACCGTGAGCACCTTTGACCGAACTTTACTGTGCTTGGGGCTATTAATTCCCCTCTGGCTCTTTGCGGGCGTGGCGCTAACGTCGCTAAGCTATCCGGGCTACAGCCATATCGATCAGGCGATGAGCCAGTTAGGGGCAGTAGGAGCCCCCACCCATCCGTTCTCCGCCTGGGTGAACAACTTCCCCCTAGGCGTGCTCTTCGTACTTTTTGCTCTGGGTGTTGCTCGGAGGTTCGCTACATCGCGTCTAGCCCAGCTCAGCGCAGCGCTGATACTGATCCACGGTCTGGCAAGTTTTGCTACTGGGGCGTTCTCATGCGATCCGGGATGCGCACCTGCACAACCCTCGCCGTCTCAGCAGGTTCATAACCTGGCAGGACTAGTCATGTTCCTCTCGCTGACGCTGGCGACCGCGCTTTGGGGGGCTCTGAGCAAGAGGCTGCTGTCATCTCCAGCGTTCGGATGGTTCTCAATACTTTGCTTGATCTTTGCCGTCGTGACAGTCGGCTTGATGGCCAAAGCGTTCGACGATGGACATGGATTTGGTTTGCATCAGCGGCTCAATTACACCGTATCCGTGGTTTGGGTCGCGGCATTGGCATGGATTGCCAATCGTGGTGAGTTGGCTTCGTGAGCGCCTGCTGCTGGCCGATATAGCGCCCGAAGCTCGAGACTAGCGGCGGTTTTCGTCGGCGCCATCTAGATAGGCTCGAGCTTCCGCCTGACCAGCAGCAGCTGCGCGCTCAAGCCACTGGCGCCCTGTGATGGGGTCCGCCGCTACGCCTCGCCCCTCGATGAGTGCTACTCCCCAGTGGTATCTCGCAAGATCGACATACGCCGTACCATCCGGCAGGTTAGCACCGAGACGCATGAGTTCTGCCGCCTTTGCGGGATTGGCTTTCCCGCCAACACCGGACTCATGCATCTGCGCCAGCCAGATCATGGAATAAATATCGCTCCACCGAGCAATGCAGTCCTCGAAGATTGCGATCGCCGCCTGATGATCACCGGTCTTTTCTGCGGCGTACCCGTATAGGCATTTAATACGCTTGTTGCTATTGATGTACGCTTCATAGCTTAAATCGCTGGTTTGAGCGAGCGCTGGTGCCGAGATAATGGCGAGGGCAAGCAGATTTCTGTGCATGGTGATTCCATTTGGTTGCGGCCTTCCGTTACGCACGATTGCTATTATTT
This region includes:
- a CDS encoding type II toxin-antitoxin system MqsR family toxin, whose protein sequence is MEKRTPHCKLSVVKALVEARKVRSTMSALAGGAALGFDFEGIIGVVMALVPADFYKSMTTHADHTVWQDVYRTNTEAGEVYLKLTVIDDVLIVSFKEL
- a CDS encoding DUF998 domain-containing protein, which translates into the protein MTREGRTVSTFDRTLLCLGLLIPLWLFAGVALTSLSYPGYSHIDQAMSQLGAVGAPTHPFSAWVNNFPLGVLFVLFALGVARRFATSRLAQLSAALILIHGLASFATGAFSCDPGCAPAQPSPSQQVHNLAGLVMFLSLTLATALWGALSKRLLSSPAFGWFSILCLIFAVVTVGLMAKAFDDGHGFGLHQRLNYTVSVVWVAALAWIANRGELAS
- a CDS encoding tyrosine-type recombinase/integrase, which encodes MASETYPTTLSACVSFYVDDCLARGQSDATAYAKTTVLQMFVLWCEPQGISDVSQVDLDLLERYRKHLYRYRKARDHEPLELATQRMRLMAVTGLLKRLHYFGIVPSDFYSRFPLPRAPRQIPKQIPDEDEIAPILHQTTTKGRMGLRDRAILEVYYATGIRRAELAGLDIRDVDFKQKIVTVRKGKGGLDRRVPIAQQSLDRVEQYLNEVRGSLATMASGEALFLGISGKRIQKSKLTTLVGRYIRRSGIGKSGSCHALRHATATHMLRNGADIRYVQEMLGHQCIESTQIYTHVTITDLQGVYSKTHPAAQSSGPGKLLEEARRTQKALP
- a CDS encoding type II toxin-antitoxin system MqsA family antitoxin, which encodes MKCPSCAAAELVHDTRDMPYTYKSESTTIPAVTGDFCPACGEAVLDAGESARVSTAMLGFNKQVNASIVDPGFITSVRKKLALDQREAAEIFGGGVNAFSRYENGKTKPPLALVKLLKVLDRHPELLNEVRTA
- a CDS encoding LysR substrate-binding domain-containing protein, with translation MSRRLPSTSMMLALEAAARHQSFAKAAQELSLSEGAISRQISKLEEFLGTRLFNRIGNRVELSVAGDNYTSHIRTALADIERHTRQLVADARGSTSLEIGVIPTFASRWLIPRLPRFQARYPDIKVNLHERTQPFSLEHSGLHAAINYVHPAWQTMRVQPLFEEPMVAVCHPRLASELPESMPLLHKLASPYSWARYATLAELPLDSNSTGPTYDRYALLIEAAKAGIGMALVPNCYVEEELLGGRLVAPWPAFEELCKRYVLVTRPSTHAASALTNFKRWLMEESASSRP
- a CDS encoding SEL1-like repeat protein; translation: MHRNLLALAIISAPALAQTSDLSYEAYINSNKRIKCLYGYAAEKTGDHQAAIAIFEDCIARWSDIYSMIWLAQMHESGVGGKANPAKAAELMRLGANLPDGTAYVDLARYHWGVALIEGRGVAADPITGRQWLERAAAAGQAEARAYLDGADENRR